Within the Legionella pneumophila subsp. pneumophila str. Philadelphia 1 genome, the region TTTTCTATTCGCACTGTTCTTAAGACCAATCCAGTATTTAAATTTCCATCAAAACCAAACCATCCTACGGCTCCTGCATACCATTTGCGCGGGGATTTCTCATGTTGTTCAATGAAATTCATAGCCCAAATTTTAGGCGCACCAGTCACAGTAACAACCCACATATGAGTTAAAAAAGCATCTACTGCATCAAATCCATCTCTTAAAACACCCTCAACATGATCAACTGTATGAATCAATCGAGAATACATTTCAATTTGGCGACGCCCAATGACTTTCACACTCCCTGCTTCGCATATTCTTGACTTATCATTTCTATCCACATCGGTACACATGGTTAGTTCTGATTCTTCTTTCTCTGAATCTAGAAGTGTCTGAATATTGTGAGCATCCTCAATAGCATCTGCTCCCCGTTTGATAGTGCCTGAGATAGGGCAAGTTTCTACTCTTTTACCTTGGACACGAACATACATTTCAGGTGAAGCACCTACCAGATATTCTTCGTCACCCAAATTAACAAAAAATCCATATGGCGATGGATTTATTTCTCGCATTTGGCGAAATAAAATTGACGGCTTTTCAGCAAAGTGAGTATAGAAAGTTTGGCTAGGAACCACTTCAAATAAATCACCACAGGAAAATTTTTCTTTAGCTTTTTTGACCACTTGGGCATATTCACCTGGCTCGTGATCACAGTTTTTTTCCGGTTTATGGATAGGTTGATATGGTGAATACTTTCCTTCTCTGGATAAAGATTGAGTTGATCGCCCCTGATATTGAAAATCATATCGTCTAACAAAGGCTTCTTCCTTACGATGATTTACTATATAAATTTCATCAGGTAGATAGAGGACCATATCTCTCTGTGTTTCATTTCTTGATTTACACCGCTCCAACTGTTCAAATTGATAAATCAGGTCAAACCCAAAAGCACCATATAAACCCAAGTATGAATCTTCATCTGTTTTAAAAAAATTCAATAAGAGGCGAATTGTACTGAATACTGACGGTTGATGGCTCCGCTCCTCCTCACTAAATACTTTGTCTGATGATTTAATTTTTAACTGACAAAATGAGGTCGTTTGGCTAATTACCTCCCAGAGATCTGTTGTTTTTAATAACGGATAGAGAAAAGATAATAATATCTCGCCTCGTTGATTTAATGCCTCAAAGCAGATGGTATTACTTTGGCAGATGATAACTAATGGGGGATTATAAAAACCCATGTCCCAACAAGTATAGCGTCCTGGATATTCAAAGCTCGAAGCAAATACTGCCCCACGTTGAGAATCAAGGCTCTCAAGCAAAAAATCTATGCCTTGTTGATAATCCAACTCTTGTTGAGAAAACTCAACATGAACACCACCGAGAGTTTTATATTGCTGTAACATGAATACCATTCTCTATCATTTAATTCGTACAAATATTCATTCTACTGTAAAACCACTGTTCTGCAAGAATCTTGTAACATTTCAATATCATTGCTTTTTTATGTCTTCAGAAGAGATTGCAAAACTTGCTTCAAAAAAGACATGACTGCAGTCATGATTAAACATGGCTCTAGGAAAGCAACTTGGCTCAACAGACTAAAAGATAATTAAACT harbors:
- a CDS encoding anthranilate synthase component I, translating into MLQQYKTLGGVHVEFSQQELDYQQGIDFLLESLDSQRGAVFASSFEYPGRYTCWDMGFYNPPLVIICQSNTICFEALNQRGEILLSFLYPLLKTTDLWEVISQTTSFCQLKIKSSDKVFSEEERSHQPSVFSTIRLLLNFFKTDEDSYLGLYGAFGFDLIYQFEQLERCKSRNETQRDMVLYLPDEIYIVNHRKEEAFVRRYDFQYQGRSTQSLSREGKYSPYQPIHKPEKNCDHEPGEYAQVVKKAKEKFSCGDLFEVVPSQTFYTHFAEKPSILFRQMREINPSPYGFFVNLGDEEYLVGASPEMYVRVQGKRVETCPISGTIKRGADAIEDAHNIQTLLDSEKEESELTMCTDVDRNDKSRICEAGSVKVIGRRQIEMYSRLIHTVDHVEGVLRDGFDAVDAFLTHMWVVTVTGAPKIWAMNFIEQHEKSPRKWYAGAVGWFGFDGNLNTGLVLRTVRIEKGTAEIRVGATLLYDSIPEAEEEETRLKASAFLDILQKPWQKAKKKIENIPLVGENKKVLLIDHQDSFVHTLANYLRQTGAAVTTVRYDKAIGYLQNNHFDLIVLSPGPGKPVDFKLSETIDMILSKNIPIFGVCLGLQGIVEYFGGVLDVLEYPMHGKSSVIRVLDNKGLFSGLGDCFKAGRYHSLYARAETLPSELLVTAVSEDDVIMAVSHEHLPVHAVQFHPETILSLSDQVGLRIITNLMNMVKDNG